One Anolis carolinensis isolate JA03-04 chromosome 5, rAnoCar3.1.pri, whole genome shotgun sequence DNA segment encodes these proteins:
- the LOC100558209 gene encoding protein mono-ADP-ribosyltransferase PARP12 isoform X2, whose translation MTGASRNPCSSVAMRLDSVFKIEFAWYWLDEKGKWIEYGKKDSEHCSATISSSELEAAFLANHNGVAYFCAGTQFYELNFQEMVQRNMHYQTKRKVSRRPRCVFFGGGHENKGRLFESSLLHEIPSSWDCSALPNIGFELVTVSNTTEEYNEIKKLFMNTMEGYTIKRLQRIQNPSLWEVFQWEREQMKKLNEEKEVEERLLFHGTSTSHLDGICANNFDWRICGTNGTLYGKGTLLGSQSPVDFKEVHFLFPFIQHEFICFPVLL comes from the exons ATGACTGGAGCCTCCAGAAATCCCTGTTCATCAGTGGCCATGCGCTTAGACTCTGTCTTCAAAATAGAGTTTGCCTGGTATTGGTTAGATGAAAAGGGCAAATGGATTGAATATGGAAAAAAG GATTCAGAACACTGTTCTGCCACAATATCCTCATCTGAATTGGAGGCTGCTTTTCTTGCTAACCACAATGGTGTTGCTTACTTCTGTGCTGGTACTCAATTCTACGAACTAAACTTCCAAG AAATGGTTCAGAGGAACATGCACTATCAAACCAAGAGAAAAGTCTCCAGAAGGCCACGATGTGTCTTCTTTGGCGGTGGTCACGAAAACAAGGG CCGTCTCTttgaatcttctcttctccatgaAATTCCTTCAAGCTGGGACTGCTCAGCACTGCCTAACATTGGCTTTGAG CTGGTGACAGTCTCCAATACTACTGAAGAGTATAATGAAATCAAGAAATTATTTATGAACACAATGGAAGGCTACACTATCAAGAGACTCCAAAGAATTCAGAACCCGTCTCTCTGGGAAGTCTTTCAGTG GGAGAGAGAACAGATGAAGAAGTTGAACGAAGAGAAGGAAGTGGAAGAAAGGCTTCTCTTCCATGGTACAAGCACTTCCCACCTGGATGGTATCTGTGCAAATAACTTTGATTGGCGAATCTGTGGGACAAATGGAACTCTATATGGGAAAG GGACCCTACTTGGATCACAAAGCCCAGTGGACTTTAAGGAGGtgcattttctttttcccttcatcCAGCATGAATTCATCTGCTTCCCTGTTCTACTCTGA
- the LOC100558209 gene encoding protein mono-ADP-ribosyltransferase PARP12 isoform X1: MTGASRNPCSSVAMRLDSVFKIEFAWYWLDEKGKWIEYGKKDSEHCSATISSSELEAAFLANHNGVAYFCAGTQFYELNFQEMVQRNMHYQTKRKVSRRPRCVFFGGGHENKGRLFESSLLHEIPSSWDCSALPNIGFELVTVSNTTEEYNEIKKLFMNTMEGYTIKRLQRIQNPSLWEVFQWEREQMKKLNEEKEVEERLLFHGTSTSHLDGICANNFDWRICGTNGTLYGKGSYFARDAKKSHIYCRSNTLTNSMVVARVLVGKYVPGNSTYVLPPSRPNQPGCFYDSCVDDGSDPSIFVIFEKHQIYPAYIIEYEKAQAPSDRCVLL, encoded by the exons ATGACTGGAGCCTCCAGAAATCCCTGTTCATCAGTGGCCATGCGCTTAGACTCTGTCTTCAAAATAGAGTTTGCCTGGTATTGGTTAGATGAAAAGGGCAAATGGATTGAATATGGAAAAAAG GATTCAGAACACTGTTCTGCCACAATATCCTCATCTGAATTGGAGGCTGCTTTTCTTGCTAACCACAATGGTGTTGCTTACTTCTGTGCTGGTACTCAATTCTACGAACTAAACTTCCAAG AAATGGTTCAGAGGAACATGCACTATCAAACCAAGAGAAAAGTCTCCAGAAGGCCACGATGTGTCTTCTTTGGCGGTGGTCACGAAAACAAGGG CCGTCTCTttgaatcttctcttctccatgaAATTCCTTCAAGCTGGGACTGCTCAGCACTGCCTAACATTGGCTTTGAG CTGGTGACAGTCTCCAATACTACTGAAGAGTATAATGAAATCAAGAAATTATTTATGAACACAATGGAAGGCTACACTATCAAGAGACTCCAAAGAATTCAGAACCCGTCTCTCTGGGAAGTCTTTCAGTG GGAGAGAGAACAGATGAAGAAGTTGAACGAAGAGAAGGAAGTGGAAGAAAGGCTTCTCTTCCATGGTACAAGCACTTCCCACCTGGATGGTATCTGTGCAAATAACTTTGATTGGCGAATCTGTGGGACAAATGGAACTCTATATGGGAAAG GGAGTTATTTTGCCAGAGATGCCAAGAAGTCCCATATATACTGCCGATCGAACACTCTCACCAATAGTATGGTTGTAGCTAGAGTTCTGGTTGGAAAATATGTTCCAGGAAACAGCACTTATGTTCTCCCCCCGTCTAGACCTAACCAACCAGGCTGTTTTTATGATAGCTGTGTGGACGATGGTTCGGATCCTTCCATTTTTGTTATCTTTGAGAAGCACCAGATTTACCCAGCATATATCATTGAATATGAGAAAGCACAAGCACCTTCCGATCGTTGTGTGCTCTTGTAA